From a region of the Pecten maximus chromosome 18, xPecMax1.1, whole genome shotgun sequence genome:
- the LOC117316434 gene encoding transcription factor GATA-4-like isoform X1 has translation MAHSELLWLNSENYLNRSKEQRFDDRKNYNGIHSRAPHNGSGSSSLEAQSASSRGMLNFQENSPLLPCEDVEVFFNHLDRPLPNQHSPSEVRGQGRDSEPHHLTASTPDSNPKLSPDSMFQNSAMHSMSLPSGATAPTYHESPGANSFMHPAGASPVYVPTTRAVLPMQYVSNGGGQSVSTPSGSPAMWTMPPEASYSTSNSHPSVSPRFAFAPSPSSPISSPTARTDTSYNTPLARPSGLSPYPYMSPEFAWNYNMSLQQGLRRSAPDNQDYFADLEGRECVNCGAISTPLWRRDGTGHYLCNACGLYHKMNGINRPLIKPQRRLGDFGEPYPSGPQYQTPDPSLQAFGAWTTGPKAIGKSRSASRRVGLSCANCHTTTTTLWRRNNEGEPVCNACGLYYKLHGVNRPLAMKKDGIQTRKRKPKSLSKNKSAPKSEQNDIKPDHSPNNNNVSSGQGGHVTGSGNGTPSMNGTNVTALLGPTSGVTPLTAVGSEHSSLSSPVNLAAVTHYSSPSPPKAVPVKMESELHGHGGHVSVGGIPHSDNSSLSTVAVGAN, from the exons ATGGCACATTCGGAACTCCTCTGGCTTAATTCGGAAAATTATTTGAATCGTTCTAAAGAACAACGATTTGACGACAGGAAAAATTACAACGGAATTCATTCCAGAGCACCCCACAACGGTTCCGGCAGTAGTTCGCTGGAAGCACAAAGCGCCTCTTCTCGGGGTATGCTGAATTTCCAAGAAAACAGTCCACTTCTGCCTTGTGAGGACGTCGAAGTTTTCTTTAACCATTTGGACAGACCTTTGCCAAACCAGCATTCTCCAtctgaggtcagaggtcaaggtcgtGACTCTGAGCCCCATCATCTGACCGCATCCACACCAGACTCGAACCCCAAACTCTCCCCCGACAGTATGTTTCAAAACAGCGCTATGCACTCTATGTCGCTTCCATCGGGTGCGACTGCCCCTACATACCACGAGTCCCCGGGGGCTAACAGTTTCATGCATCCCGCGGGTGCCAGCCCCGTGTATGTTCCCACGACACGTGCAGTCCTTCCAATGCAGTATGTAAGTAACGGAGGCGGACAGTCAGTTTCCACACCGTCCGGATCTCCAGCCATGTGGACAATGCCCCCGGAAGCATCGTATAGTACCTCGAATTCACACCCTTCAGTGTCTCCTCGGTTTGCATTTGCACCCTCGCCGAGCTCGCCCATCAGTTCCCCGACGGCCCGGACCGATACTAGTTACAATACGCCCCTTGCCCGACCAAGCGGGCTTAGTCCCTACCCCTACATGAGCCCAGAGTTCGCATGGAATTACAACATGAGTCTACAGCAGGGACTGCGTAGGTCTGCACCCG ATAACCAGGACTATTTTGCGGATTTGGAAGGGCGGGAATGCGTCAACTGCGGAGCAATTTCTACACCGTTATGGCGACGGGACGGGACCGGGCACTATTTATGTAACGCATGTGGACTCTATCACAAGATGAATGGAATAAACCGTCCCCTCATAAAACCCCAGAGGCGATTG GGAGATTTTGGCGAGCCGTATCCTTCGGGTCCCCAATACCAAACCCCGGATCCTTCTCTGCAGGCTTTTGGGGCGTGGACAACGGGACCCAAAGCTATAGGGAAATCTAGA TCCGCCTCTCGTCGGGTTGGATTGTCATGCGCAAACTGTCATACGACAACAACTACGTTATGGCGTCGTAATAATGAAGGAGAACCCGTATGTAACGCATGCGGACTGTACTACAAACTTCACGGG GTAAACCGCCCGTTAGCCATGAAGAAGGACGGCATTCAAACGAGGAAAAGAAAACCAAAAAGTCTATCAAAAAATAAATCTGCCCCAAAGTCCGAACAAAATG ATATAAAACCTGACCATTCTCCTAACAACAATAACGTCTCCTCTGGTCAGGGTGGACATGTAACCGGAAGCGGAAACGGCACGCCTTCCATGAATGGGACAAACGTCACTGCCCTCCTTGGACCTACATCCGGTGTAACACCACTCACAGCTGTCGGTTCAGAACATTCTTCTCTATCTAGTCCTGTAAATCTAGCCGCAGTTACGCATTATTCTTCACCCTCACCACCTAAGGCAGTTCCTGTCAAGATGGAGTCCGAACTCCATGGACACGGTGGTCACGTGTCTGTTGGTGGCATTCCTCATTCAGACAATTCCAGTTTAAGTACTGTTGCAGTCGGTGCTAATTGA
- the LOC117316434 gene encoding transcription factor GATA-4-like isoform X2 → MAHSELLWLNSENYLNRSKEQRFDDRKNYNGIHSRAPHNGSGSSSLEAQSASSRGMLNFQENSPLLPCEDVEVFFNHLDRPLPNQHSPSEVRGQGRDSEPHHLTASTPDSNPKLSPDSMFQNSAMHSMSLPSGATAPTYHESPGANSFMHPAGASPVYVPTTRAVLPMQYVSNGGGQSVSTPSGSPAMWTMPPEASYSTSNSHPSVSPRFAFAPSPSSPISSPTARTDTSYNTPLARPSGLSPYPYMSPEFAWNYNMSLQQGLRRSAPDNQDYFADLEGRECVNCGAISTPLWRRDGTGHYLCNACGLYHKMNGINRPLIKPQRRLSASRRVGLSCANCHTTTTTLWRRNNEGEPVCNACGLYYKLHGVNRPLAMKKDGIQTRKRKPKSLSKNKSAPKSEQNDIKPDHSPNNNNVSSGQGGHVTGSGNGTPSMNGTNVTALLGPTSGVTPLTAVGSEHSSLSSPVNLAAVTHYSSPSPPKAVPVKMESELHGHGGHVSVGGIPHSDNSSLSTVAVGAN, encoded by the exons ATGGCACATTCGGAACTCCTCTGGCTTAATTCGGAAAATTATTTGAATCGTTCTAAAGAACAACGATTTGACGACAGGAAAAATTACAACGGAATTCATTCCAGAGCACCCCACAACGGTTCCGGCAGTAGTTCGCTGGAAGCACAAAGCGCCTCTTCTCGGGGTATGCTGAATTTCCAAGAAAACAGTCCACTTCTGCCTTGTGAGGACGTCGAAGTTTTCTTTAACCATTTGGACAGACCTTTGCCAAACCAGCATTCTCCAtctgaggtcagaggtcaaggtcgtGACTCTGAGCCCCATCATCTGACCGCATCCACACCAGACTCGAACCCCAAACTCTCCCCCGACAGTATGTTTCAAAACAGCGCTATGCACTCTATGTCGCTTCCATCGGGTGCGACTGCCCCTACATACCACGAGTCCCCGGGGGCTAACAGTTTCATGCATCCCGCGGGTGCCAGCCCCGTGTATGTTCCCACGACACGTGCAGTCCTTCCAATGCAGTATGTAAGTAACGGAGGCGGACAGTCAGTTTCCACACCGTCCGGATCTCCAGCCATGTGGACAATGCCCCCGGAAGCATCGTATAGTACCTCGAATTCACACCCTTCAGTGTCTCCTCGGTTTGCATTTGCACCCTCGCCGAGCTCGCCCATCAGTTCCCCGACGGCCCGGACCGATACTAGTTACAATACGCCCCTTGCCCGACCAAGCGGGCTTAGTCCCTACCCCTACATGAGCCCAGAGTTCGCATGGAATTACAACATGAGTCTACAGCAGGGACTGCGTAGGTCTGCACCCG ATAACCAGGACTATTTTGCGGATTTGGAAGGGCGGGAATGCGTCAACTGCGGAGCAATTTCTACACCGTTATGGCGACGGGACGGGACCGGGCACTATTTATGTAACGCATGTGGACTCTATCACAAGATGAATGGAATAAACCGTCCCCTCATAAAACCCCAGAGGCGATTG TCCGCCTCTCGTCGGGTTGGATTGTCATGCGCAAACTGTCATACGACAACAACTACGTTATGGCGTCGTAATAATGAAGGAGAACCCGTATGTAACGCATGCGGACTGTACTACAAACTTCACGGG GTAAACCGCCCGTTAGCCATGAAGAAGGACGGCATTCAAACGAGGAAAAGAAAACCAAAAAGTCTATCAAAAAATAAATCTGCCCCAAAGTCCGAACAAAATG ATATAAAACCTGACCATTCTCCTAACAACAATAACGTCTCCTCTGGTCAGGGTGGACATGTAACCGGAAGCGGAAACGGCACGCCTTCCATGAATGGGACAAACGTCACTGCCCTCCTTGGACCTACATCCGGTGTAACACCACTCACAGCTGTCGGTTCAGAACATTCTTCTCTATCTAGTCCTGTAAATCTAGCCGCAGTTACGCATTATTCTTCACCCTCACCACCTAAGGCAGTTCCTGTCAAGATGGAGTCCGAACTCCATGGACACGGTGGTCACGTGTCTGTTGGTGGCATTCCTCATTCAGACAATTCCAGTTTAAGTACTGTTGCAGTCGGTGCTAATTGA
- the LOC117316434 gene encoding transcription factor GATA-4-like isoform X3, producing MAHSELLWLNSENYLNRSKEQRFDDRKNYNGIHSRAPHNGSGSSSLEAQSASSRGMLNFQENSPLLPCEDVEVFFNHLDRPLPNQHSPSEVRGQGRDSEPHHLTASTPDSNPKLSPDSMFQNSAMHSMSLPSGATAPTYHESPGANSFMHPAGASPVYVPTTRAVLPMQYVSNGGGQSVSTPSGSPAMWTMPPEASYSTSNSHPSVSPRFAFAPSPSSPISSPTARTDTSYNTPLARPSGLSPYPYMSPEFAWNYNMSLQQGLRRSAPDPTKTLPGMMYTPEYSTLSYGDFGEPYPSGPQYQTPDPSLQAFGAWTTGPKAIGKSRSASRRVGLSCANCHTTTTTLWRRNNEGEPVCNACGLYYKLHGVNRPLAMKKDGIQTRKRKPKSLSKNKSAPKSEQNDIKPDHSPNNNNVSSGQGGHVTGSGNGTPSMNGTNVTALLGPTSGVTPLTAVGSEHSSLSSPVNLAAVTHYSSPSPPKAVPVKMESELHGHGGHVSVGGIPHSDNSSLSTVAVGAN from the exons ATGGCACATTCGGAACTCCTCTGGCTTAATTCGGAAAATTATTTGAATCGTTCTAAAGAACAACGATTTGACGACAGGAAAAATTACAACGGAATTCATTCCAGAGCACCCCACAACGGTTCCGGCAGTAGTTCGCTGGAAGCACAAAGCGCCTCTTCTCGGGGTATGCTGAATTTCCAAGAAAACAGTCCACTTCTGCCTTGTGAGGACGTCGAAGTTTTCTTTAACCATTTGGACAGACCTTTGCCAAACCAGCATTCTCCAtctgaggtcagaggtcaaggtcgtGACTCTGAGCCCCATCATCTGACCGCATCCACACCAGACTCGAACCCCAAACTCTCCCCCGACAGTATGTTTCAAAACAGCGCTATGCACTCTATGTCGCTTCCATCGGGTGCGACTGCCCCTACATACCACGAGTCCCCGGGGGCTAACAGTTTCATGCATCCCGCGGGTGCCAGCCCCGTGTATGTTCCCACGACACGTGCAGTCCTTCCAATGCAGTATGTAAGTAACGGAGGCGGACAGTCAGTTTCCACACCGTCCGGATCTCCAGCCATGTGGACAATGCCCCCGGAAGCATCGTATAGTACCTCGAATTCACACCCTTCAGTGTCTCCTCGGTTTGCATTTGCACCCTCGCCGAGCTCGCCCATCAGTTCCCCGACGGCCCGGACCGATACTAGTTACAATACGCCCCTTGCCCGACCAAGCGGGCTTAGTCCCTACCCCTACATGAGCCCAGAGTTCGCATGGAATTACAACATGAGTCTACAGCAGGGACTGCGTAGGTCTGCACCCG ATCCCACGAAAACGCTGCCCGGAATGATGTACACCCCAGAATATTCCACATTATCTTAT GGAGATTTTGGCGAGCCGTATCCTTCGGGTCCCCAATACCAAACCCCGGATCCTTCTCTGCAGGCTTTTGGGGCGTGGACAACGGGACCCAAAGCTATAGGGAAATCTAGA TCCGCCTCTCGTCGGGTTGGATTGTCATGCGCAAACTGTCATACGACAACAACTACGTTATGGCGTCGTAATAATGAAGGAGAACCCGTATGTAACGCATGCGGACTGTACTACAAACTTCACGGG GTAAACCGCCCGTTAGCCATGAAGAAGGACGGCATTCAAACGAGGAAAAGAAAACCAAAAAGTCTATCAAAAAATAAATCTGCCCCAAAGTCCGAACAAAATG ATATAAAACCTGACCATTCTCCTAACAACAATAACGTCTCCTCTGGTCAGGGTGGACATGTAACCGGAAGCGGAAACGGCACGCCTTCCATGAATGGGACAAACGTCACTGCCCTCCTTGGACCTACATCCGGTGTAACACCACTCACAGCTGTCGGTTCAGAACATTCTTCTCTATCTAGTCCTGTAAATCTAGCCGCAGTTACGCATTATTCTTCACCCTCACCACCTAAGGCAGTTCCTGTCAAGATGGAGTCCGAACTCCATGGACACGGTGGTCACGTGTCTGTTGGTGGCATTCCTCATTCAGACAATTCCAGTTTAAGTACTGTTGCAGTCGGTGCTAATTGA